A DNA window from Malus domestica chromosome 12, GDT2T_hap1 contains the following coding sequences:
- the LOC103450089 gene encoding probable GPI-anchored adhesin-like protein PGA55 isoform X2 yields the protein MYESESANKRADATQSRRLSLIDVSAEDDSLLNSFPGDNMFSISDQENRSFQLFEGMTANKLEDVPENVELTEQVTEPSESLEPEMTKKSGKCNLRKSLAWDRAFFTSAGVLDPEELSCMIEGDKTGKKMLPRIQEEIHRSTDSISTLGSDTLTLESSEANLFEDVRASIQKSSKASKAVNESMKDGSGVTETNNSGSLKGIDVVSQNKVMPRLASKKPTVSVQKPGKVKKASTCPEVSQSDSARGDTSTSLLKRTKVIGKPIPSPTPLTKRASLGSELIHMEKDTVKNATGRGAPLPKIPSSSRVLPRPGPLARSSFLDTSPGTKREGAPSSFDSSGSTSNNIGPCNSKRKTNSRSANPPSSGSSSKTPSRIEPRNKCQSGKSLLSTNKVPGTKLVTSTSPAHSWSSESSSSFSTLEKMSYIPRASLDTRSSKSGSVGGDAPDILDLKNHIYDQSSIGNETQVTGLLRQCDVKASTENSGLPPASKPSGLRLPSPKIGFFDGAKTAVSSPKGSMQPHPVVRSGLPKSGVRSVILSAGQNKGKVGKLLPVRNVSKLGNKTPDAQKTSFNTKPKSPVPLQQASSAAKVLRPSRNSISPKVPSQGPRKSGSENHLKDEKVGAEEHSTDINEQENCVVELKGSPTFSKNKVSPQLKVHSHGKAAKVTPINGGSPIIFDSSSTCNADNIPLSDKLGDAT from the exons ATGTACGAGTCCGAGTCGGCGAACAAGAGGGCCGATGCCACCCAATCGAGGCGGCTCAGCCTCATCGACGTCTCGGCCGAGGACGATTCGCTCCTCAATTCGTTTCCTGGAGACAACATGTTTTCAATTTCAG ACCAGGAAAACAGAAGTTTTCAATTGTTTGAGGGTATGACTGCTAACAAATTAGAGGATGTGCCTGAAAACGTTGAGCTAACCGAGCAAGTAACTGAACCTTCTGAATCACTGGAACCTGAAATGACAAAGAAAAGTGGCAAGTGCAATCTTCGCAAGAGTTTAGCTTGGGATAGAGCGTTTTTCACCAGTGCAG GTGTTCTGGATCCTGAGGAGCTGTCTTGCATGATTGAAGGAGATAAGACTGGAAAAAAGATGTTACCCAGAATTCAAGAGGAAATTCACAGATCCACCGATTCCATATCCACATTAGGAAGTGATACTTTGACACTAGAAAGTAGTGAGGCCAATTTGTTTGAAGATGTGAGAGCTTCAATCCAGAAATCCAGTAAAGCATCCAAAGCAGTGAATGAAAGTATGAAAGATGGTTCGGGAGTAACAGAAACCAATAATAGCGGCT CTTTGAAGGGGATCGATGTTGTTTCTCAAAATAAG GTGATGCCTAGACTTGCTTCTAAGAAGCCAACTGTCAGTGTGCAAAAACCAGGGAAAGTGAAAAAGGCATCTACATGTCCAGAAGTATCACAG TCTGATTCTGCACGTGGAGACACATCTACATCTCTTTTGAAGCGAACAAAGGTAATAGGGAAGCCTATTCCTAGCCCAACACCTTTAACCAAGAGGGCTTCTCTGGGTAGCGAACTTATCCATATGGAAAAGGATACTGTCAAAAATGCAACTG GTAGAGGGGCTCCAttgccaaaaataccctcaagTTCAAGAGTTCTACCTAGGCCAGGACCATTAGCTAGATCTTCCTTTTTGGATACTTCACCCGGAACCAAGAGAGAAGGAGCTCCTTCCTCATTTGATAGTTCTGGCAGTACTTCTAACAACATTGGTCCCTGCAACTCCAAGAGAAAAACTAATTCCAGAAGTGCCAATCCCCCTTCCTCCGGTTCTTCCAGCAAAACACCATCACGAATTGAGCCAAGAAATAAATGTCAATCTGGAAAATCTCTTCTGTCAACTAACAAGGTGCCTGGGACAAAGCTGGTTACTAGCACATCCCCTGCTCACTCATGGTCCTCAGAGTCATCGTCGTCATTTTCAACTTTAGAAAAAATGTCATACATTCCAAGAGCTAGCCTTGACACAAGATCGTCCAAAAGCGGCTCCGTAGGTGGTGATGCACCAGATATTCTAGATTTGAAGAACCATATTTATGATCAAAGCTCAATTGGGAATGAGACTCAGGTGACTGGCTTGCTTCGTCAGTGTGATGTGAAAGCTTCAACCGAAAATAGTGGACTTCCTCCAGCTTCAAAACCTTCTGGACTACGATTGCCATCACCCAAAATTGGCTTCTTTGATGGG GCGAAAACCGCGGTGTCCTCCCCGAAAGGAAGTATGCAGCCTCATCCTGTTGTACGTAGTGGCTTGCCTAAAAGTGGGGTGCGAAGTGTTATCCTGAGTGCGGGACAAAACAAGGGAAAGGTGGGAAAACTTCTACCTGTTAGAAATGTATCTAAATTGGGGAATAAGACCCCTGATGCTCAAAAAACGTCCTTTAACACGAAACCTAAGTCTCCAGTACCACTCCAGCAAGCATCCAGTGCTGCAAAGGTCCTTCGTCCTTCCAGGAACAGCATATCTCCTAAAGTTCCAAGTCAAGGGCCTCGTAAATCTGGCAGTGAaaatcacttgaaggatgagAAAGTTGGAGCTGAAGAACATAGTACTGACATTAATGAGCAAGAAAACTGTGTTGTAGAGTTGAAGGGTAGccctactttctcaaaaaataaaGTGAGCCCACAATTGAAGGTTCATTCTCATGGGAAGGCAGCGAAAGTCACTCCAATTAATGGCGGGTCTCCTATTATCTTTGATTCAAGTTCCACTTGTAATGCTGACAACATACCCCTTTCTGATAAATTGGGTGATGCAACATAG
- the LOC103450090 gene encoding PWWP domain-containing protein 5-like: protein MDLNADVVLADPSDGVHHSEPALGVVGEVNEMASVGGGVNGGVEEKGEVVDGGDDSEVKLGLLDGDVEGKGSVVLSEVAVNGGEGREGLEGPQFGAGGVVGENVNGLVLKSEDSLRNLEIGRGRGEDATLGECTKDEVVGSEDGDLVSVKAKRNVAVHGRDDMTIDEKEENVVRVADIAPAEIEMDQKVEQGQVEDQSLDASSSMHGNGDVEYLETVGQITEGTRAVEVKVVDHSESLDKKDLNVSTQSKMETCDGLENQPMEVNVEAQTNENKLTHDVSENGVRQNTENGKSTSSDGNVSSDENGKSASTELEFRDSDLVWGKVRSHPWWPGQICDPSAASVKAKKYFKRGTYLIMYYWDNTFAWNEAMRIKPFFENFSQMEKQSDMEEFQNAIGCALDEVSRRVELGLSCSCISKEVYEKLKTQIIENAGISEEASRRDGGDKSLSAASFEPVKLIRFVKKLAQFPYRKVDRLELVTSRAQLSAFNRWKGCPPLPEFNMLGGLLTDADILLLGEKQCAEASENALPVIKDEDLGPKSKSKDNLPQKRKNMSGDSTRPSKKEKSIPDVVAEKYFSTPVSEKGSEGKAGSKLISQSSSKKRKAGDATSDDSAVKQRKSELSTRADSNSIQNKPTFKVGDRIRRVASQLSGLSPILKSYNATSGEVEVEDKGKRNEYPSPDKMLSQVCLAAIDPMNGYSFLSSMITCFREFRNTICLDHSNPAEDQMSLEQMFGGKLVKKSIRSGKKSMSSGITEKSKSQEIPPEQALPKSRNENEGLVPGAPSDMDTSTDEQQASLESDPNLDSERKIAGGDLESETVKPALGSSESCDEYLSRTALILKFSDLESVPSEKNLKKIFSRYGPLTEVMRNNRRATLVFEKRTDAETAFSSTGKYSTFGPSLVGYSLKYLPSKPSKAASSTNAKKRGRKCATAPEGNATK, encoded by the coding sequence ATGGACCTGAACGCCGACGTCGTTTTGGCTGACCCGAGTGACGGGGTTCACCACTCTGAGCCGGCGCTGGGAGTGGTGGGCGAAGTGAATGAAATGGCTTCTGTGGGAGGTGGAGTGAATGGGGGTGTAGAGGAGAAAGGTGAAGTGGTGGATGGAGGTGATGATTCTGAAGTGAAATTAGGACTTTTAGATGGGGATGTTGAGGGGAAAGGGAGCGTTGTTTTGTCAGAGGTAGCGGTTAATGGCGGGGAAGGTAGAGAGGGCTTGGAGGGTCCGCAATTTGGTGCTGGGGGTGTGGTTGGAGAAAATGTTAATGGGTTGGTTTTGAAATCTGAGGACAGTTTGAGGAACCTTGAAATTGGAAGGGGTAGAGGGGAGGATGCGACTTTAGGGGAATGCACAAAAGATGAAGTTGTGGGTTCTGAGGATGGAGATTTGGTGAGTGTTAAGGCGAAGCGGAATGTGGCAGTTCATGGAAGGGATGACATGACGATagatgagaaagaagagaacGTTGTTCGAGTAGCTGATATAGCTCCTGCTGAAATAGAAATGGATCAAAAGGTGGAGCAGGGCCAAGTTGAAGACCAGAGTCTTGATGCTTCCAGTTCTATGCATGGCAATGGTGACGTTGAGTATTTGGAAACTGTTGGACAAATAACAGAAGGCACCCGGGCTGTGGAAGTGAAAGTTGTTGATCATAGTGAGTCTTTGGATAAAAAAGACCTGAATGTAAGCACTCAGTCTAAGATGGAAACCTGTGATGGACTAGAAAATCAGCCCATGGAAGTTAATGTGGAAGCACAGACAAATGAGAACAAATTGACCCATGATGTTTCAGAGAATGGGGTTCGGCAGAATACTGAAAATGGAAAATCTACTTCCTCAGATGGGAATGTGTCAAGTGATGAAAATGGAAAGTCTGCTTCCACAGAACTAGAATTCCGTGATTCTGATCTAGTATGGGGAAAGGTAAGGAGTCATCCCTGGTGGCCCGGGCAGATCTGTGATCCTTCAGCTGCATCAGTGAAGGCAAAGAAGTATTTTAAAAGAGGCACTTATCTAATAATGTATTATTGGGATAATACATTTGCTTGGAATGAAGCAATGCGGATTAAGCCCTTCTTTGAGAACTTTTCACAAATGGAGAAACAAAGCGACATGGAAGAATTCCAAAATGCAATTGGTTGTGCTTTGGATGAAGTCTCAAGGCGGGTAGAATTAGGGCTGAGCTGTTCTTGCATATCCAAAGAAGTatatgaaaaactcaaaactcaGATAATTGAAAATGCTGGAATCAGTGAAGAAGCAAGTAGAAGAGATGGTGGTGACAAGTCTTTAAGTGCTGCTTCTTTTGAACCTGTGAAACTCATTAGGTTTGTAAAGAAGTTGGCTCAGTTTCCGTATAGAAAAGTTGACAGACTAGAACTTGTAACATCAAGGGCCCAATTATCAGCCTTCAATCGCTGGAAAGGTTGTCCTCCACTGCCAGAGTTCAATATGCTTGGTGGGTTGCTGACCGAtgctgacatattactattgGGAGAGAAGCAGTGTGCTGAAGCAAGTGAAAATGCACTTCCAGTAATTAAGGATGAGGATTTGGGGCCGAAATCAAAAAGTAAAGATAACTTACCGCAGAAGCGCAAGAACATGTCTGGAGATAGTACGCGCCCGAgtaaaaaagagaaaagcataCCAGATGTAGTGGCTGAGAAGTATTTTTCTACTCCAGTGAGTGAGAAAGGATCGGAAGGGAAAGCTGGCAGTAAACTGATTTCACAATCTTCCAGTAAGAAACGAAAGGCAGGTGATGCTACATCTGATGACTCGGCAGTAAAGCAACGGAAAAGTGAGTTGTCAACAAGGGCTGATAGTAATTCTATACAAAATAAACCGACTTTTAAAGTTGGAGATAGGATACGCAGGGTTGCAAGCCAACTAAGTGGATTGAGCCCAATACTGAAGAGTTACAATGCAACATCTGGAGAAGTTGAAGTTGAGGATAAAGGCAAAAGAAATGAGTACCCATCTCCTGATAAGATGCTGTCTCAGGTCTGCTTGGCTGCTATAGATCCCATGAACGGATACAGCTTCTTGAGTTCCATGATTACTTGCTTCCGGGAATTTAGGAATACTATATGCTTGGACCATTCCAATCCTGCGGAGGACCAAATGTCTCTGGAACAAATGTTTGGTGGTAAGCTGGTTAAGAAATCAATCAGGAGTGGGAAGAAATCAATGAGCTCCGGCATTactgaaaaatccaagtcacaaGAAATTCCTCCTGAGCAAGCATTACCCAAGAGTCGAAATGAAAATGAAGGGTTGGTGCCTGGAGCTCCAAGTGATATGGATACCTCTACTGATGAACAGCAAGCAAGTCTCGAGTCGGATCCCAATTTGGATTCTGAACGAAAAATTGCTGGTGGAGATCTTGAGTCAGAAACAGTGAAGCCAGCTCTTGGCTCGAGTGAGAGTTGTGATGAATATCTCTCTCGGACAGCTCTGATCTTGAAATTTTCAGATTTGGAGTCCGTCCCTTCAGAAAAAAACCTGAAGAAAATATTTAGCCGCTATGGGCCCTTGACTGAAGTGATGAGGAATAACCGCCGGGCCACACTGGTTTTCGAGAAACGTACTGATGCTGAAACAGCTTTCAGCAGCACAGGGAAATACAGTACTTTTGGACCTTCACTTGTCGGTTACAGCCTCAAGTACCTGCCTTCTAAACCAAGTAAAGCTGCTTCTTCAACCAATGCGAAAAAGCGCGGCAGAAAATGTGCAACAGCACCTGAAGGCAATGCAACCAAGTGA
- the LOC103450088 gene encoding interactor of constitutive active ROPs 2, chloroplastic-like isoform X1: MLKMQTPKANRIGSLEVPQRRSPARPRTNKTPGSEPDSVSSPNMATKTLKNRSPKVNERMSPRSPVPEKKQPKRVSEMETQLAQLQEDLKKTKDQLNTTESLKRRSQQEAEEAKNQILAMSAKLEESQQQLMELSTSEDARLQELRELSQDRDRAWESELEAVQKQRSMDSAALASAMNEIQKLKGQLERVAESEDAQNRHAESAYAEIQTLRKELSETFSLVEKLKAELNECKESESRALEVIQSTHMQLEAANATIEMLKLDGIKATESCNSLSLELEQSNARVKSLEGLVSKLQAELINRKGNHSVNSTDNVKLVKEDENEERKQLQAELNSLKSEVGQLRSALDAAEVRYQEEYIQSTLQIRNAYEEVDGAKSEASEREAELLAELKKAKDHIEDLKAQLMDKETEIQIVSKKNDGVALKVEKNLSTEDESELELELKKSETVMVELKASLLDKETELQNIAEENEMLKMELKNKEIERNKVNDEAVVSEEAARAAAGEALVKLGYVTEEADKSTRRAAQVTEQLDAAQAANSELEAELRKLKVQADQWRKAAEAAAAMLSTGNNGNLVERTGSLDSNNYNPMNSPYSEDMDDDSPKKKNGNMLKKIGVLWKKGQK; this comes from the exons ATGTTGAAGATGCAGACACCAAAAGCAAA CAGAATTGGCTCTTTGGAAGTGCCTCAAAGGAGATCTCCAGCAAGGCCTCGAACTAACAAGACGCCTGGATCAGAGCCGGATTCTGTATCCTCTCCAAATATGGCGACTAAGACCCTGAAAAACAGAAGTCCAAAAGTCAATGAGCGCATGTCACCACGAAGCCCTGTACCTGAG AAGAAGCAACCGAAAAGAGTGTCAGAAATGGAAACACAACTTGCTCAACTCCAAGAGGATctgaagaagacaaaggaccAGTTAAACACAACTGAGTCGCTGAAGAGACGATCCCAGCAGGAGGCTGAAGAAGCGAAGAACCAGATATTAGCCATGTCTGCAAAGCTTGAAGAATCCCAACAGCAACTGATGGAACTTTCTACTTCTGAAGATGCTCGTCTTCAAGAGCTTCGTGAACTGTCTCAGGATCGGGATAGAGCATGGGAGTCTGAACTTGAGGCTGTCCAAAAGCAGCGGTCAATGGATTCTGCTGCCCTGGCTTCTGCTATGAATGAAATTCAGAAGCTAAAGGGTCAGCTCGAAAGGGTAGCCGAGTCTGAGGACGCTCAAAACAGGCATGCAGAGTCGGCATATGCTGAGATCCAGACCTTGAGAAAGGAACTTTCAGAAACTTTTTCCCTGGTTGAGAAATTGAAAGCTGAGCTCAATGAATGCAAAGAATCTGAATCCCGGGCACTAGAAGTTATACAAAGCACTCATATGCAATTGGAAGCGGCAAATGCAACCATAGAAATGCTCAAATTGGATGGGATTAAAGCCACAGAGTCTTGCAACTCCTTATCATTGGAGTTGGAGCAATCCAATGCTCGTGTTAAATCACTGGAGGGTCTTGTGAGCAAACTTCAAGCAGAACTGATTAATAGGAAAGGCAATCATTCGGTAAACTCTACAGACAATGTAAAACTTGTTAAGGAAgatgaaaatgaagaaagaaAACAGTTACAAGCAGAGCTGAATTCTTTGAAATCCGAAGTGGGTCAGTTGAGATCTGCATTGGATGCAGCTGAGGTCAGGTACCAGGAAGAATACATTCAGAGCACATTGCAGATTCGGAATGCGTACGAGGAAGTTGACGGTGCAAAATCTGAAGCATCCGAGAGGGAAGCTGAACTGCTAGCAGAACTGAAAAAAGCGAAGGATCATATTGAAGACTTGAAAGCACAGTTAATGGATAAGGAAACTGAAATTCAGATTGTATcaaagaaaaatgatggggTGGCCTTGAAAGTTGAGAAAAATTTATCAACTGAAGATGAATCTGAACTTGAATTGGAGCTGAAGAAGTCAGAGACTGTAATGGTAGAGTTGAAGGCAAGTTTGTTGGATAAGGAAACGGAATTGCAGAACATAGCTGAAGAGAATGAAATGCTCAAGATGGAACTAAAAAACAAGGAAATCGAGAGGAATAAAGTTAATGATGAGGCTGTTGTTTCGGAGGAAGCTGCAAGGGCTGCAGCGGGAGAGGCTTTGGTGAAACTGGGCTATGTGACTGAGGAAGCAGATAAAAGTACCAGGAGAGCCGCACAGGTGACTGAGCAGCTGGATGCAGCACAGGCTGCAAATTCTGAACTGGAGGCTGAGTTAAGGAAGTTAAAGGTGCAGGCGGATCAGTGGAGGAAGGCCGCTGAGGCAGCTGCTGCCATGCTTTCAACTGGAAACAATGGGAACCTTGTTGAGAGAACAGGTTCTCTTGACAGCAACAACTACAATCCTATGAATTCACCTTATTCAGAAGACATGGATGATGACTCGCCgaagaagaaaaatgggaatATGTTAAAGAAGATCGGCGTGTTATGGAAGAAGGGCCAAAAGTAG
- the LOC103450088 gene encoding interactor of constitutive active ROPs 2, chloroplastic-like isoform X2 — translation MLKMQTPKAKIGSLEVPQRRSPARPRTNKTPGSEPDSVSSPNMATKTLKNRSPKVNERMSPRSPVPEKKQPKRVSEMETQLAQLQEDLKKTKDQLNTTESLKRRSQQEAEEAKNQILAMSAKLEESQQQLMELSTSEDARLQELRELSQDRDRAWESELEAVQKQRSMDSAALASAMNEIQKLKGQLERVAESEDAQNRHAESAYAEIQTLRKELSETFSLVEKLKAELNECKESESRALEVIQSTHMQLEAANATIEMLKLDGIKATESCNSLSLELEQSNARVKSLEGLVSKLQAELINRKGNHSVNSTDNVKLVKEDENEERKQLQAELNSLKSEVGQLRSALDAAEVRYQEEYIQSTLQIRNAYEEVDGAKSEASEREAELLAELKKAKDHIEDLKAQLMDKETEIQIVSKKNDGVALKVEKNLSTEDESELELELKKSETVMVELKASLLDKETELQNIAEENEMLKMELKNKEIERNKVNDEAVVSEEAARAAAGEALVKLGYVTEEADKSTRRAAQVTEQLDAAQAANSELEAELRKLKVQADQWRKAAEAAAAMLSTGNNGNLVERTGSLDSNNYNPMNSPYSEDMDDDSPKKKNGNMLKKIGVLWKKGQK, via the exons ATGTTGAAGATGCAGACACCAAAAGCAAA AATTGGCTCTTTGGAAGTGCCTCAAAGGAGATCTCCAGCAAGGCCTCGAACTAACAAGACGCCTGGATCAGAGCCGGATTCTGTATCCTCTCCAAATATGGCGACTAAGACCCTGAAAAACAGAAGTCCAAAAGTCAATGAGCGCATGTCACCACGAAGCCCTGTACCTGAG AAGAAGCAACCGAAAAGAGTGTCAGAAATGGAAACACAACTTGCTCAACTCCAAGAGGATctgaagaagacaaaggaccAGTTAAACACAACTGAGTCGCTGAAGAGACGATCCCAGCAGGAGGCTGAAGAAGCGAAGAACCAGATATTAGCCATGTCTGCAAAGCTTGAAGAATCCCAACAGCAACTGATGGAACTTTCTACTTCTGAAGATGCTCGTCTTCAAGAGCTTCGTGAACTGTCTCAGGATCGGGATAGAGCATGGGAGTCTGAACTTGAGGCTGTCCAAAAGCAGCGGTCAATGGATTCTGCTGCCCTGGCTTCTGCTATGAATGAAATTCAGAAGCTAAAGGGTCAGCTCGAAAGGGTAGCCGAGTCTGAGGACGCTCAAAACAGGCATGCAGAGTCGGCATATGCTGAGATCCAGACCTTGAGAAAGGAACTTTCAGAAACTTTTTCCCTGGTTGAGAAATTGAAAGCTGAGCTCAATGAATGCAAAGAATCTGAATCCCGGGCACTAGAAGTTATACAAAGCACTCATATGCAATTGGAAGCGGCAAATGCAACCATAGAAATGCTCAAATTGGATGGGATTAAAGCCACAGAGTCTTGCAACTCCTTATCATTGGAGTTGGAGCAATCCAATGCTCGTGTTAAATCACTGGAGGGTCTTGTGAGCAAACTTCAAGCAGAACTGATTAATAGGAAAGGCAATCATTCGGTAAACTCTACAGACAATGTAAAACTTGTTAAGGAAgatgaaaatgaagaaagaaAACAGTTACAAGCAGAGCTGAATTCTTTGAAATCCGAAGTGGGTCAGTTGAGATCTGCATTGGATGCAGCTGAGGTCAGGTACCAGGAAGAATACATTCAGAGCACATTGCAGATTCGGAATGCGTACGAGGAAGTTGACGGTGCAAAATCTGAAGCATCCGAGAGGGAAGCTGAACTGCTAGCAGAACTGAAAAAAGCGAAGGATCATATTGAAGACTTGAAAGCACAGTTAATGGATAAGGAAACTGAAATTCAGATTGTATcaaagaaaaatgatggggTGGCCTTGAAAGTTGAGAAAAATTTATCAACTGAAGATGAATCTGAACTTGAATTGGAGCTGAAGAAGTCAGAGACTGTAATGGTAGAGTTGAAGGCAAGTTTGTTGGATAAGGAAACGGAATTGCAGAACATAGCTGAAGAGAATGAAATGCTCAAGATGGAACTAAAAAACAAGGAAATCGAGAGGAATAAAGTTAATGATGAGGCTGTTGTTTCGGAGGAAGCTGCAAGGGCTGCAGCGGGAGAGGCTTTGGTGAAACTGGGCTATGTGACTGAGGAAGCAGATAAAAGTACCAGGAGAGCCGCACAGGTGACTGAGCAGCTGGATGCAGCACAGGCTGCAAATTCTGAACTGGAGGCTGAGTTAAGGAAGTTAAAGGTGCAGGCGGATCAGTGGAGGAAGGCCGCTGAGGCAGCTGCTGCCATGCTTTCAACTGGAAACAATGGGAACCTTGTTGAGAGAACAGGTTCTCTTGACAGCAACAACTACAATCCTATGAATTCACCTTATTCAGAAGACATGGATGATGACTCGCCgaagaagaaaaatgggaatATGTTAAAGAAGATCGGCGTGTTATGGAAGAAGGGCCAAAAGTAG
- the LOC103450089 gene encoding probable GPI-anchored adhesin-like protein PGA55 isoform X1: protein MYESESANKRADATQSRRLSLIDVSAEDDSLLNSFPGDNMFSISEDQENRSFQLFEGMTANKLEDVPENVELTEQVTEPSESLEPEMTKKSGKCNLRKSLAWDRAFFTSAGVLDPEELSCMIEGDKTGKKMLPRIQEEIHRSTDSISTLGSDTLTLESSEANLFEDVRASIQKSSKASKAVNESMKDGSGVTETNNSGSLKGIDVVSQNKVMPRLASKKPTVSVQKPGKVKKASTCPEVSQSDSARGDTSTSLLKRTKVIGKPIPSPTPLTKRASLGSELIHMEKDTVKNATGRGAPLPKIPSSSRVLPRPGPLARSSFLDTSPGTKREGAPSSFDSSGSTSNNIGPCNSKRKTNSRSANPPSSGSSSKTPSRIEPRNKCQSGKSLLSTNKVPGTKLVTSTSPAHSWSSESSSSFSTLEKMSYIPRASLDTRSSKSGSVGGDAPDILDLKNHIYDQSSIGNETQVTGLLRQCDVKASTENSGLPPASKPSGLRLPSPKIGFFDGAKTAVSSPKGSMQPHPVVRSGLPKSGVRSVILSAGQNKGKVGKLLPVRNVSKLGNKTPDAQKTSFNTKPKSPVPLQQASSAAKVLRPSRNSISPKVPSQGPRKSGSENHLKDEKVGAEEHSTDINEQENCVVELKGSPTFSKNKVSPQLKVHSHGKAAKVTPINGGSPIIFDSSSTCNADNIPLSDKLGDAT from the exons ATGTACGAGTCCGAGTCGGCGAACAAGAGGGCCGATGCCACCCAATCGAGGCGGCTCAGCCTCATCGACGTCTCGGCCGAGGACGATTCGCTCCTCAATTCGTTTCCTGGAGACAACATGTTTTCAATTTCAG AAGACCAGGAAAACAGAAGTTTTCAATTGTTTGAGGGTATGACTGCTAACAAATTAGAGGATGTGCCTGAAAACGTTGAGCTAACCGAGCAAGTAACTGAACCTTCTGAATCACTGGAACCTGAAATGACAAAGAAAAGTGGCAAGTGCAATCTTCGCAAGAGTTTAGCTTGGGATAGAGCGTTTTTCACCAGTGCAG GTGTTCTGGATCCTGAGGAGCTGTCTTGCATGATTGAAGGAGATAAGACTGGAAAAAAGATGTTACCCAGAATTCAAGAGGAAATTCACAGATCCACCGATTCCATATCCACATTAGGAAGTGATACTTTGACACTAGAAAGTAGTGAGGCCAATTTGTTTGAAGATGTGAGAGCTTCAATCCAGAAATCCAGTAAAGCATCCAAAGCAGTGAATGAAAGTATGAAAGATGGTTCGGGAGTAACAGAAACCAATAATAGCGGCT CTTTGAAGGGGATCGATGTTGTTTCTCAAAATAAG GTGATGCCTAGACTTGCTTCTAAGAAGCCAACTGTCAGTGTGCAAAAACCAGGGAAAGTGAAAAAGGCATCTACATGTCCAGAAGTATCACAG TCTGATTCTGCACGTGGAGACACATCTACATCTCTTTTGAAGCGAACAAAGGTAATAGGGAAGCCTATTCCTAGCCCAACACCTTTAACCAAGAGGGCTTCTCTGGGTAGCGAACTTATCCATATGGAAAAGGATACTGTCAAAAATGCAACTG GTAGAGGGGCTCCAttgccaaaaataccctcaagTTCAAGAGTTCTACCTAGGCCAGGACCATTAGCTAGATCTTCCTTTTTGGATACTTCACCCGGAACCAAGAGAGAAGGAGCTCCTTCCTCATTTGATAGTTCTGGCAGTACTTCTAACAACATTGGTCCCTGCAACTCCAAGAGAAAAACTAATTCCAGAAGTGCCAATCCCCCTTCCTCCGGTTCTTCCAGCAAAACACCATCACGAATTGAGCCAAGAAATAAATGTCAATCTGGAAAATCTCTTCTGTCAACTAACAAGGTGCCTGGGACAAAGCTGGTTACTAGCACATCCCCTGCTCACTCATGGTCCTCAGAGTCATCGTCGTCATTTTCAACTTTAGAAAAAATGTCATACATTCCAAGAGCTAGCCTTGACACAAGATCGTCCAAAAGCGGCTCCGTAGGTGGTGATGCACCAGATATTCTAGATTTGAAGAACCATATTTATGATCAAAGCTCAATTGGGAATGAGACTCAGGTGACTGGCTTGCTTCGTCAGTGTGATGTGAAAGCTTCAACCGAAAATAGTGGACTTCCTCCAGCTTCAAAACCTTCTGGACTACGATTGCCATCACCCAAAATTGGCTTCTTTGATGGG GCGAAAACCGCGGTGTCCTCCCCGAAAGGAAGTATGCAGCCTCATCCTGTTGTACGTAGTGGCTTGCCTAAAAGTGGGGTGCGAAGTGTTATCCTGAGTGCGGGACAAAACAAGGGAAAGGTGGGAAAACTTCTACCTGTTAGAAATGTATCTAAATTGGGGAATAAGACCCCTGATGCTCAAAAAACGTCCTTTAACACGAAACCTAAGTCTCCAGTACCACTCCAGCAAGCATCCAGTGCTGCAAAGGTCCTTCGTCCTTCCAGGAACAGCATATCTCCTAAAGTTCCAAGTCAAGGGCCTCGTAAATCTGGCAGTGAaaatcacttgaaggatgagAAAGTTGGAGCTGAAGAACATAGTACTGACATTAATGAGCAAGAAAACTGTGTTGTAGAGTTGAAGGGTAGccctactttctcaaaaaataaaGTGAGCCCACAATTGAAGGTTCATTCTCATGGGAAGGCAGCGAAAGTCACTCCAATTAATGGCGGGTCTCCTATTATCTTTGATTCAAGTTCCACTTGTAATGCTGACAACATACCCCTTTCTGATAAATTGGGTGATGCAACATAG